A window of the Butyricimonas virosa genome harbors these coding sequences:
- a CDS encoding efflux RND transporter permease subunit — protein MNTIIKRRVLVSMLFIGLVLMGIFSYKHLPMELYPNAELPVLSVSISSETESDPSYIENQVAIPVEGAVSALNGVEKIETQIYSRGGQVTVSFKQDVDLKYTFLQLEEKIKSITPNLPDNFRLNVNKSSSGSASDMFMNLRILGEDDIDYVRNIADSEIVPYLENIDGIANVTIMGGRQKSIEVIVDPERCKALNITTSTISRAISSNLAEKSFAGSVYENNKRYFVNVTAEYLATEDLGSIVVADGPIQLKDIAEIQFGVKEEESYARTNGKEVISCILSKSPLANVIDLSEKVRQEIDRLNAELESKGVLIEVEDDAADVMNKNIDQIIDLGLSGALLAIFVLFLFLRKIRIISIVAFAIPISVFSSFYFFYLFGITINTLTLTGIALAVGMLLDNSIVVMENIYRLKGLGVSTDEACVRGTTEVWKAIMAATVTTITVFLPFLFADNYLVKLIGEHIGISIVATLTISLVVALLLIPMAVNAILRKTPEDVNFSNLSIHNRLVQIYVAILKMSLRRPAQVIIIALVTLLVTVVLSTSLTLNTLKEVELNTFNVYITPPTGYTLQRTDEMIRLFEDELLEVPEIKEFSSNIMKEDVRLTIRLKDDYQKINKKSLIQLKTEVLRLAETVNINQISLEASESSENFRGSSGGGGMLGNSSLLKMLGMGSQTEKVIIKGQDFESMANFAEYLKYQLDDLDNISNSHISVSQGSTVSKIFFDQYLMGMNEVEPGNVSQELSNFQPQSKAEVKYKAGNQEYDILIRDINYDEDDQKTQTRTLEDLRNLEVTNKNNGLVQLRSFSRINLGRDKGNITRINQEKEVNLVYMFNSDINESKDLLESAREEIDELVQSMDVPTGIAVEVVHEENEMNDFIFLILAAFILIYMILAAVFESTTAPIVLMFTIPLAAIGSLLALLFTSNSLMNANVFVGFIILIGIVVNNSIILIDYTSLLRRNGNRKQRAIITAGLSRLRPILITAITTIVAMIPLAMGQGEYVSGLGAPFAITVIGGLTMSTLLTLVIIPTLYSGMEDALYRLRTQSLFMKLLQIVLFVVAVICVYFWTYTLLNRILYVILTVILVPGVTWFLEDSLRRAQSNIIPANEELEIKICNLVKVYGRPSRFNREWTSGLKIRERLGLQGNYRKWRDMQPLLWSLPVLGFMYYFTFSYQVLFFWAIVFAFITWTMTLRIMNIFREFCENRKQNVIAKTLRIIAIVIYYAGPMVILIWSSKKFENSGGAIFLGMFWYLGIAARYLSNKINKENINIDLIDGRFRMLRKTIFRLASKAPFIGVKKKPFKALNSVSMEIHTGMFGLLGPNGAGKTTLMRIICGVFEQSYGKIFINGIDTQKKREELQGLIGYLPQEFGTYENLTAWEFLEYQALLKGIYNKKVRHNRIAEVLSAVHMYENKDKKIGGFSGGMKQRIGIAQTLLNLPRILVVDEPTAGLDPRERIRFRNLLVELSRNRIVIFSTHIIEDIASSCNQVGVINKGILKYHGTPSDMANIAKDVTWAFEVPVRDFAKLPSDMLIVHHIRQGDMIKVRCLSEHKPTETAEKILPALEDSYLWLLRSVKIENKEQIITQ, from the coding sequence ATGAACACGATTATAAAAAGAAGGGTTCTTGTATCGATGCTTTTCATCGGACTGGTACTTATGGGAATTTTCTCCTATAAACACCTTCCCATGGAATTATACCCCAATGCCGAACTGCCGGTGTTGAGCGTGAGCATTAGCTCCGAAACAGAATCCGACCCTTCCTATATAGAAAATCAAGTAGCTATTCCCGTGGAAGGGGCCGTCAGTGCCCTGAACGGGGTAGAAAAAATAGAAACCCAGATTTATTCGAGAGGAGGACAGGTAACCGTCTCTTTCAAACAGGACGTTGACTTGAAATATACCTTTCTACAACTGGAAGAAAAAATAAAAAGCATCACCCCGAATCTACCTGATAATTTCAGGTTAAACGTGAACAAATCTTCTTCGGGTTCCGCCAGTGATATGTTCATGAACCTACGGATTCTCGGGGAGGACGACATTGACTACGTGCGTAACATTGCCGATTCAGAGATTGTTCCCTACCTGGAAAATATCGACGGAATCGCTAATGTCACCATCATGGGAGGGCGACAAAAAAGCATCGAAGTTATTGTCGATCCGGAAAGATGCAAGGCTCTAAACATTACGACATCAACGATCAGCAGGGCCATTTCGAGCAACTTGGCAGAAAAGAGTTTTGCCGGTTCGGTTTACGAGAACAATAAACGTTATTTTGTCAACGTGACAGCCGAATACCTTGCCACGGAAGACTTGGGAAGTATCGTGGTTGCCGATGGTCCGATCCAGTTGAAAGACATCGCTGAAATCCAGTTCGGCGTGAAGGAAGAGGAATCCTACGCCCGTACCAACGGGAAAGAGGTGATTTCCTGCATCCTGTCCAAATCCCCGTTAGCTAACGTGATTGACCTTTCCGAAAAGGTTCGGCAGGAAATTGATCGTTTGAATGCAGAATTAGAATCCAAAGGGGTTCTTATTGAAGTGGAAGACGACGCTGCCGACGTGATGAATAAAAACATTGACCAAATCATCGATCTCGGACTTTCGGGAGCTTTACTGGCCATATTCGTGTTGTTCCTGTTCCTCCGGAAAATACGGATCATCTCCATCGTGGCTTTTGCCATTCCGATTTCCGTGTTCTCGTCATTCTATTTCTTTTATCTATTCGGAATAACGATCAACACGCTAACCCTCACGGGTATCGCACTCGCCGTCGGTATGTTGCTGGATAACTCCATCGTCGTTATGGAGAACATCTATCGACTGAAGGGGTTGGGAGTTTCCACCGACGAGGCCTGTGTGCGGGGAACTACCGAAGTGTGGAAAGCAATCATGGCGGCCACGGTCACTACGATTACCGTGTTCCTGCCTTTCCTTTTTGCGGACAATTACTTGGTCAAGCTGATCGGGGAACACATCGGAATTTCTATCGTGGCAACACTTACCATATCGCTGGTCGTGGCCTTGCTGTTGATACCGATGGCGGTAAACGCTATTTTGCGCAAGACTCCGGAAGATGTCAATTTCAGCAACCTATCCATCCATAACAGATTGGTGCAGATATATGTTGCTATACTCAAGATGTCACTTCGGCGTCCGGCACAAGTGATCATTATCGCTCTAGTCACTTTACTGGTTACCGTGGTGCTATCCACCTCTTTAACCTTGAACACGCTGAAAGAGGTTGAATTGAACACGTTCAACGTGTATATCACCCCGCCAACAGGCTACACGCTTCAAAGAACCGACGAAATGATCCGTCTTTTCGAGGACGAATTACTCGAAGTCCCGGAAATCAAAGAATTCTCTTCCAACATTATGAAAGAGGATGTCCGGCTCACGATCCGACTGAAAGATGATTATCAAAAGATAAATAAAAAATCTCTCATCCAACTGAAAACCGAAGTACTCCGGTTGGCCGAAACGGTTAATATTAACCAGATTAGCTTGGAAGCCAGCGAGAGTAGCGAGAACTTTAGAGGAAGCAGCGGGGGCGGTGGAATGCTTGGTAATAGTTCCTTGCTCAAAATGCTGGGAATGGGTAGTCAAACAGAAAAAGTGATCATCAAAGGTCAGGATTTCGAGTCGATGGCGAATTTTGCCGAATATTTGAAATATCAACTTGATGACCTGGATAACATTTCAAATTCCCATATTTCAGTTTCCCAGGGAAGCACGGTTTCCAAAATTTTCTTTGACCAGTACCTCATGGGTATGAACGAGGTTGAACCCGGGAATGTAAGCCAAGAACTTTCCAATTTCCAGCCTCAAAGTAAAGCCGAGGTCAAATATAAAGCCGGAAACCAGGAATATGACATTCTGATCCGGGACATCAATTATGATGAAGATGATCAGAAAACTCAAACCCGGACACTGGAAGATTTACGCAATCTGGAAGTCACGAATAAGAACAACGGATTAGTTCAATTACGGAGTTTCAGCCGCATCAATCTAGGACGTGACAAAGGAAACATCACCCGTATCAACCAGGAAAAGGAGGTGAACCTTGTTTACATGTTCAATTCAGACATCAATGAATCAAAGGATTTGCTGGAGTCCGCACGGGAAGAGATTGACGAACTGGTGCAAAGCATGGATGTCCCGACGGGTATCGCCGTGGAAGTCGTACATGAGGAAAACGAAATGAATGATTTCATCTTCCTCATCTTGGCCGCCTTCATTTTAATTTACATGATTTTGGCTGCCGTATTTGAATCGACCACGGCTCCCATCGTGCTGATGTTTACCATCCCGCTGGCCGCCATCGGTTCTTTACTGGCTTTATTATTCACGAGCAATTCATTGATGAATGCCAATGTTTTCGTGGGTTTCATTATCCTGATCGGTATCGTGGTAAATAATAGTATCATCCTTATCGATTACACGTCTTTACTCCGTCGCAACGGAAACCGCAAGCAACGGGCGATCATAACGGCCGGGTTATCCCGTTTAAGGCCGATTCTGATCACGGCAATCACAACTATCGTGGCCATGATCCCATTAGCCATGGGACAAGGAGAATACGTGTCCGGGCTGGGAGCCCCGTTTGCCATCACGGTAATCGGGGGACTTACCATGAGTACGCTGCTGACTCTGGTGATTATCCCAACGTTGTATTCCGGAATGGAAGACGCTTTATACCGCCTGCGGACACAAAGCCTTTTCATGAAACTATTGCAAATCGTGCTTTTCGTCGTGGCCGTAATCTGCGTGTACTTCTGGACCTATACCCTGCTGAACCGGATTCTATACGTGATCCTGACGGTGATTCTCGTACCGGGAGTGACCTGGTTCTTGGAAGACAGTTTACGCCGGGCGCAAAGTAATATCATCCCGGCTAACGAAGAGCTGGAGATCAAGATATGCAATCTGGTTAAAGTGTACGGACGCCCGTCACGTTTCAACCGGGAATGGACTTCCGGTTTGAAAATTCGGGAACGTCTCGGACTGCAAGGGAATTATCGCAAATGGCGGGATATGCAACCGCTGTTGTGGTCGTTGCCGGTGCTGGGATTCATGTATTACTTCACGTTCAGCTACCAAGTACTGTTCTTTTGGGCAATTGTTTTTGCTTTCATTACCTGGACGATGACGCTAAGGATCATGAACATTTTCAGGGAGTTTTGCGAGAACCGGAAACAGAACGTTATCGCCAAGACGCTAAGGATCATCGCTATTGTCATTTACTATGCTGGTCCCATGGTTATCCTGATCTGGTCAAGCAAGAAATTTGAGAACAGCGGGGGAGCTATCTTCCTCGGTATGTTCTGGTATCTCGGTATTGCCGCCCGCTACCTGTCCAACAAGATCAACAAGGAAAACATTAATATTGATTTGATTGACGGTCGGTTCCGTATGCTGAGAAAGACCATTTTCCGTCTGGCTTCCAAGGCTCCGTTTATCGGGGTGAAGAAGAAACCGTTCAAGGCGTTGAATTCCGTTTCCATGGAGATACATACCGGGATGTTCGGTTTGCTGGGTCCTAACGGAGCGGGTAAAACCACGCTGATGCGTATCATTTGCGGGGTCTTCGAACAGAGTTACGGGAAAATATTCATTAACGGCATCGATACCCAGAAGAAACGGGAAGAGTTGCAAGGCTTGATCGGTTATTTACCGCAGGAATTCGGAACGTACGAGAACCTCACGGCATGGGAATTTTTGGAGTACCAAGCCCTGTTGAAAGGAATATATAATAAAAAGGTACGTCACAACCGGATTGCCGAAGTACTTTCCGCCGTGCATATGTACGAGAACAAGGACAAGAAGATCGGAGGTTTTTCTGGTGGTATGAAACAACGTATCGGTATCGCACAAACCCTGTTGAACCTGCCCCGGATACTCGTGGTGGACGAGCCGACAGCCGGATTGGACCCGCGGGAAAGAATCCGTTTCAGAAACTTGCTCGTAGAATTGTCCCGAAACCGGATCGTGATTTTCTCTACCCACATTATAGAGGATATTGCCAGTTCCTGTAACCAGGTCGGCGTGATCAACAAGGGTATTCTGAAATACCACGGTACGCCGAGTGATATGGCCAATATTGCCAAGGATGTTACGTGGGCCTTTGAAGTTCCCGTACGGGATTTCGCAAAATTACCGTCCGATATGCTGATCGTCCACCACATCCGCCAAGGCGACATGATCAAAGTACGTTGCCTTAGCGAGCATAAGCCCACCGAGACTGCCGAGAAGATTCTCCCGGCTCTGGAGGACTCTTACTTGTGGCTATTGAGAAGCGTGAAGATCGAGAACAAAGAGCAAATTATAACACAATAA